One genomic segment of Heterodontus francisci isolate sHetFra1 chromosome 25, sHetFra1.hap1, whole genome shotgun sequence includes these proteins:
- the LOC137384117 gene encoding uncharacterized protein, protein MQPYIYLTIKRTKWTETTGGLSIQRHRNGSITEERQIKTTHFQLDNKVFGVTVREGKKKGELKCCFQVTIEKTGKPSNKLKGTSHNDPNIVKIIEIKDLRKTIEIETGYGDTNAWVEWIKYIVKSLKTNNCYACASGRPIAEVVPFPLGWERDRKGIECMLPLYQDKTAWGIQTCISLSLMFLPREKKDSSTPPSFLATSVNHTSCVSRHGAELTRNMGQLKSCIETEDVTGRVRGGNYSSLNVPRADLWWYCRGKILRQTLPSQWNGPCAIVQLAIPFTLAFEKQKIITRERGKREAIANSFDDQVYLDSIGVPRRVPDEFKARNQMTEWIVSTGVQTLRRQLK, encoded by the coding sequence ATGCAACCCTATATATACTTGACAATAAAAAGAACCAAGTGGACAGAAACGACTGGTGGACTATCCATCCAACGCCATCGGAATGGCTCAATAACAGAAGAACGACAAATCAAaactacccacttccaattagacaacaaggtgtttggagtaacagttagagaagggaaaaagaaaggtgaattaaaatgttgttttcaggtaacaatagaaaagactggtaaaccatctaacaaactaaaagggacctctcataacgatcctaacatagtaaaaataatagagataaaggacctgagaaagacaattgagatagaaaccggttacggggacacaaatgcctgggtagaatggataaaatatatcgTAAAAAGTTTGAAaacaaacaattgctatgcttgtgcatctggtagaccgatagctgaagtagtacctttcccgctggggtgggagcgtgaccgaaagggcatcgaATGCATGTtacccctatatcaggataagacggcttggggtattcaaacttgcatatccttgtcattaaTGTTCCTTCCCCGAGAGAAAAAAGATTCAagtactcccccttcatttttagccaccagtgtgaatcacacatcatgcgtaagtcgacacggtgcggagctaaccagaaatatgggacagttgaagtcatgcatagagactgaggacgtaactggaagagtcaggggagggaactactcatcattgaatgtccccagagcggatttatggtggtattgcagagggaaaatcctgagacagaccctaccctcccagtggaacgggccgtgcgcaattgttcaattggcaataccattcaccttggcatttgagaaacaaaagataataacgagggaaaggggtaaaagggaagcgatagcgaactcttttgacgaccaggtatacttggattccataggggtcccaagaagggtacctgatgaattcaaggcccgaaaccaaatgacggaatggatagtatcaacgggagtacagacattgagaaggcagctgaaataa